Proteins encoded by one window of Pseudonocardia alni:
- a CDS encoding FAD-dependent monooxygenase, which translates to MAPSQSLEITITGGGLGGLTAALALRRQGFRATVLEAAPQLGEVGAGIQTAPNASRILFGLGLRRSLERIHTAPQDQVRRRWADGSIIAQLPLGQQVVDTYGAPYWHYHRADLHRILLEACLDPDGPGPAVTVHTDAKVVELDRTDPDRPVAVTARGLRVAGDVLVGADGIRSGVRDLAGFDDTLVFSGEMAYRALIPGELIAADPATRFLLDRYHSTIWYGPGKHLVHYMIRHGEYLNVVAIVPCTEQVERDWSAPATAEDLVADFADWDDRVPAMLSKAKDDVSVWALHRRRRDPVWIDGRVALLGDACHAMLPYQAQGASQAMEDAAVLAEELGAVGRGGIDTALARYVQRRAKHAGVVQDASLQNMDFYHLPDGPEQRERDEKLRRFQGESDVSYDWLWRGSPLNDPDDESVTYPFAR; encoded by the coding sequence GTGGCACCCAGCCAGTCCCTGGAGATCACCATCACGGGCGGCGGTCTCGGCGGGCTGACCGCCGCACTGGCCCTGCGCCGTCAGGGCTTCCGGGCCACCGTGCTGGAGGCCGCGCCGCAGCTCGGCGAGGTCGGTGCCGGCATCCAGACCGCCCCCAACGCCAGCCGGATCCTGTTCGGCCTGGGGCTGCGCCGGTCGCTGGAGCGGATCCACACCGCCCCGCAGGACCAGGTGCGGCGCCGCTGGGCCGACGGCTCGATCATCGCCCAGCTCCCGCTCGGGCAGCAGGTCGTCGACACCTACGGCGCCCCGTACTGGCACTACCACCGCGCCGACCTGCACCGGATCCTGCTCGAGGCCTGCCTCGACCCGGACGGCCCCGGCCCCGCGGTCACCGTGCACACCGACGCGAAGGTCGTCGAGCTCGACCGCACCGACCCGGACCGCCCGGTCGCCGTCACCGCGCGCGGGCTGCGCGTCGCGGGCGACGTGCTGGTCGGCGCGGACGGCATCCGGTCCGGTGTCCGCGACCTCGCCGGGTTCGACGACACCCTCGTCTTCTCCGGCGAGATGGCCTACCGCGCCCTGATCCCCGGCGAGCTGATCGCCGCGGACCCGGCGACCCGGTTCCTGCTCGACCGCTACCACTCCACGATCTGGTACGGCCCCGGCAAGCACCTGGTGCACTACATGATCCGCCACGGCGAGTACCTCAACGTCGTCGCGATCGTGCCCTGCACCGAGCAGGTCGAGCGCGACTGGAGCGCCCCGGCGACCGCCGAGGACCTCGTCGCCGACTTCGCCGACTGGGACGACCGCGTCCCGGCGATGCTGTCCAAGGCCAAGGACGACGTCTCGGTGTGGGCGCTCCACCGCCGCCGCCGCGATCCGGTCTGGATCGACGGCCGGGTCGCCCTGCTCGGCGACGCCTGCCACGCCATGCTCCCCTACCAGGCCCAGGGCGCCTCCCAGGCGATGGAGGACGCCGCCGTGCTGGCCGAGGAGCTCGGCGCGGTCGGCCGCGGCGGGATCGACACCGCGCTCGCCCGCTACGTGCAGCGCCGCGCCAAGCACGCGGGCGTCGTGCAGGACGCCTCGCTGCAGAACATGGACTTCTACCACCTGCCCGACGGCCCCGAGCAGCGCGAACGCGACGAGAAGCTGCGCCGCTTCCAGGGCGAGTCCGACGTGTCGTACGACTGGCTGTGGCGGGGCTCCCCGCTGAACGACCCGGACGACGAGTCCGTCACCTACCCCTTCGCCCGATAG
- a CDS encoding FAD binding domain-containing protein, translating into MKPAAFTYHRASSVRGAVDLLTELADDEPKLLAGGQSLVAMMNYRMARPGHLIDLTHVPGLAGIHHADGALRIGALTTHRAVERADLGPDFAVLSAAMRWVGHLPIRTRGTVGGSIAHGDATAEWCLLAVLLDAVVVAEGPGGRREVRAREFFLGPFTTALDPDEVIVEIVFPRPAPRAALTEYADRRGDFAVVAAGVDLGTGEVVLGGVGAVPVRVPDAGTPAEVADGLELRDEAGIPAEYRRGLVRTLVARAREEAARG; encoded by the coding sequence GTGAAGCCCGCCGCGTTCACCTACCACCGGGCGTCGTCGGTGCGCGGGGCGGTCGACCTGCTGACCGAGCTGGCCGACGACGAGCCCAAGCTGCTCGCCGGCGGGCAGAGCCTGGTCGCGATGATGAACTACCGGATGGCCCGGCCCGGGCACCTGATCGACCTCACCCACGTGCCGGGCCTGGCCGGCATCCACCACGCCGACGGGGCACTCCGGATCGGCGCGCTCACCACCCACCGGGCCGTCGAGCGGGCCGACCTCGGGCCGGACTTCGCGGTCCTGTCGGCCGCGATGCGCTGGGTCGGGCACCTGCCCATCCGCACCCGCGGCACCGTCGGCGGGTCGATCGCGCACGGCGACGCCACCGCCGAGTGGTGCCTGCTGGCCGTGCTGCTCGACGCCGTCGTCGTCGCCGAGGGGCCGGGCGGGCGCCGGGAGGTCCGGGCGCGGGAGTTCTTCCTCGGCCCGTTCACCACCGCCCTGGACCCCGACGAGGTGATCGTGGAGATCGTCTTCCCCCGTCCCGCGCCACGCGCGGCGCTCACCGAGTACGCCGACCGCCGTGGCGACTTCGCCGTCGTCGCGGCGGGGGTGGACCTGGGCACCGGGGAGGTCGTGCTCGGCGGGGTCGGCGCCGTCCCGGTGCGGGTGCCCGACGCCGGCACGCCGGCCGAGGTCGCCGACGGTCTGGAGCTGCGCGACGAGGCCGGGATCCCCGCGGAGTACCGCCGCGGGCTGGTCCGCACCCTCGTCGCCCGGGCCCGCGAGGAGGCCGCCCGTGGCTGA
- a CDS encoding MFS transporter produces the protein MRTGDQVVQDLPWRWGVQGKIFLIGGLGYMFDAWDVALNGFLTPLLGVEFDLSTGQRGLVATANLIGMAVGAVAFGTIADRMGRKRVFSITLLIFALFSVLGAFSPSWEIFLALRFLAGIGLGGCIPVDYAIVSEFSPRRYRGKVLAAMDGWWPVGTTLAGLSATLLVPVEGNWRWMLALMVLPALLLFWIRRGVPESPIYLARTGREAEARTVIDDMVRRTGAPVEQYAITAAAPEPTTSRRRGLGALGEQLRMVWAFNPRITGVAWSLFITVMVVYYAALSWMPSILRAQGMGEVAAFASTTVMNAVGILGVITSVLLVEVVGRKWVIGVAGPCAALSLVVFSLVMGSPTAAVAMIAVFGFFALVVIPVMYAYVSELYPTELRASGFGWASSSSRAVTGFVPLIFGSLLWPVLGLPLTFTLMALLVFAAVTFMALGAPETRGRELDRITGDEQTLDAPAVERVEKA, from the coding sequence ATGCGTACCGGAGACCAGGTCGTCCAGGACCTGCCCTGGCGCTGGGGCGTCCAGGGGAAGATCTTCCTCATCGGCGGCCTCGGCTACATGTTCGACGCCTGGGACGTCGCCCTCAACGGCTTCCTCACCCCGCTGCTCGGCGTCGAGTTCGACCTCTCGACCGGCCAGCGCGGCCTCGTCGCGACGGCCAACCTCATCGGCATGGCCGTCGGCGCCGTCGCGTTCGGCACGATCGCCGACCGGATGGGCCGCAAGCGGGTCTTCAGCATCACCCTGCTGATCTTCGCCCTGTTCTCGGTGCTCGGCGCCTTCTCCCCCAGCTGGGAGATCTTCCTGGCGCTGCGCTTCCTGGCCGGCATCGGGCTCGGCGGCTGCATCCCGGTCGACTACGCGATCGTCAGCGAGTTCTCACCCCGGCGCTACCGGGGCAAGGTGCTCGCCGCGATGGACGGCTGGTGGCCGGTCGGCACCACCCTCGCCGGGCTCTCGGCGACGCTGCTCGTGCCGGTCGAGGGCAACTGGCGCTGGATGCTCGCGCTGATGGTGCTGCCCGCGCTGCTGCTGTTCTGGATCCGCCGCGGTGTCCCGGAGTCCCCGATCTACCTGGCCCGGACCGGCCGCGAGGCCGAGGCCCGCACCGTCATCGACGACATGGTCCGCCGCACCGGCGCCCCGGTGGAGCAGTACGCGATCACCGCCGCCGCACCGGAACCGACCACCTCGCGGCGCCGCGGTCTCGGCGCGCTGGGCGAGCAGCTGAGAATGGTGTGGGCGTTCAACCCGCGCATCACCGGCGTCGCGTGGTCGCTGTTCATCACCGTCATGGTCGTCTACTACGCCGCGCTGTCCTGGATGCCGTCGATCCTGCGCGCCCAGGGCATGGGCGAGGTCGCCGCGTTCGCCTCCACCACCGTCATGAACGCGGTCGGCATCCTCGGTGTCATCACCTCGGTGCTGCTGGTCGAGGTCGTCGGCCGCAAGTGGGTCATCGGCGTCGCCGGTCCGTGCGCCGCGCTGTCGCTGGTCGTGTTCTCGCTGGTCATGGGCTCGCCGACGGCGGCGGTCGCGATGATCGCGGTGTTCGGGTTCTTCGCCCTGGTCGTCATCCCGGTGATGTACGCCTACGTCTCCGAGCTCTACCCGACCGAGCTGCGGGCCTCGGGCTTCGGCTGGGCGTCGTCGTCGAGCCGGGCGGTCACCGGGTTCGTCCCGCTGATCTTCGGCAGCCTGCTGTGGCCGGTGCTCGGCCTGCCGCTGACCTTCACCCTGATGGCGCTGCTCGTGTTCGCCGCCGTGACGTTCATGGCCCTCGGCGCCCCCGAGACCCGCGGCCGCGAGCTGGACCGCATCACCGGCGACGAGCAGACCCTCGACGCACCGGCCGTGGAGCGGGTGGAGAAGGCGTGA
- a CDS encoding MarR family winged helix-turn-helix transcriptional regulator, with protein sequence MGELLRGGTGVAPAPPADLVAAPGYGARRMYQAYLAAWSRHVDPVLTGPQFAVLSAIRAYPESDQSSLAGAVALDTSTMADVCRRMERRGLIERTESPRDARRKILSLTDDGAAALVEVTRRTRRLDAELLAAVPDDRRSEIAGLLNTLGAHWEAVAERTSLPGND encoded by the coding sequence ATGGGTGAGCTGTTGCGCGGCGGAACAGGCGTCGCACCCGCTCCCCCGGCCGACCTCGTCGCCGCCCCCGGCTACGGGGCGCGCCGGATGTACCAGGCCTACCTCGCCGCCTGGAGCCGTCACGTCGACCCGGTGCTGACCGGCCCGCAGTTCGCGGTGCTCTCGGCGATCCGTGCCTACCCGGAGTCCGACCAGAGCTCGTTGGCCGGCGCCGTCGCCCTCGACACCTCGACGATGGCCGACGTCTGCCGCCGGATGGAGCGCCGCGGACTGATCGAGCGCACCGAGTCCCCCCGCGACGCCCGGCGCAAGATCCTCTCCCTCACCGACGACGGCGCAGCCGCCCTCGTCGAGGTCACCCGCCGGACCCGGCGCCTGGACGCGGAGCTACTGGCCGCGGTGCCCGACGACCGGCGCTCGGAGATCGCCGGTCTGCTCAACACCCTCGGCGCCCACTGGGAGGCGGTCGCGGAGCGGACGTCGTTGCCCGGCAACGACTGA
- a CDS encoding TetR/AcrR family transcriptional regulator, with the protein MGTSTRSGLRADAARNRELLLAAAVRAFTAESRGGPATTLDGIAKDAGVGIGTLYRHFPNRDSLVEAVYRNELDRLCAAAEQLRTELPADRALRAWMDRFVDYVITKKHLADSLHALVACGHNPFAQSRERMVEAVRLLQKAGIADGTLRADVDAADVLVGTSGICMAVADPQGREQAGRLLDLLVDGLRPR; encoded by the coding sequence ATGGGCACCAGCACACGTTCCGGCCTGCGTGCGGACGCCGCGCGCAACCGTGAGCTGCTGCTGGCCGCGGCCGTGCGCGCGTTCACCGCGGAGAGCCGTGGCGGCCCCGCCACGACCCTCGACGGCATCGCGAAGGACGCCGGCGTCGGCATCGGCACGCTCTACCGGCACTTCCCGAACCGGGACTCCCTGGTCGAGGCCGTGTACCGCAACGAGCTCGACCGGCTCTGCGCCGCCGCCGAACAGCTGCGCACCGAGCTGCCCGCGGACCGGGCACTGCGGGCCTGGATGGACCGCTTCGTCGACTACGTGATCACCAAGAAGCACCTCGCGGACTCGCTGCACGCACTCGTGGCCTGCGGGCACAACCCGTTCGCGCAGAGCCGCGAGCGGATGGTCGAGGCGGTCCGCCTGCTCCAGAAGGCAGGCATCGCCGACGGCACCCTGCGTGCCGACGTCGACGCCGCGGACGTGCTCGTCGGCACCAGCGGGATCTGCATGGCCGTCGCCGACCCGCAGGGCCGCGAGCAGGCCGGACGCCTGCTGGACCTGCTCGTCGACGGCCTGCGCCCGCGCTGA
- a CDS encoding glycoside hydrolase family 13 protein: protein MSVHEQDWWRNAVVYQVYIRSFADGNGDGTGDLAGLRSRLDHLARLGVDAIWINPWYPSPLADGGYDVADYRAINPMFGDTAQAEALIAEAHARDIRVLLDIVPNHHSDEHVWFRQALAAGPGSPERERYLFRDGRGENGELPPNNWESMFGGPAWERVVAPDGTPEQWYLHLFDIRQPDVNWEHPEVRADFEETLRFWFDRGVDGFRVDVANSMVKEPGLPDVVEGVNDAQDGGHPYLDRDGVHDIFRSWRRIGDAYDPPRVFVAEAWVPDPQRLARYLRPDELQTAFSFNFLTAAWLAEDLRDNIDDAIAENTRVGAPATWVLSNHDVCRHPSRLARKPEAGRGWNLDDVIALPADPELGLRRARAATLLMLALPGTAYLYQGEELGLPEVEDIPTDRLDDPTWELSGHTLRGRDGCRVPLPWAAGEPGFGFGPSGTPWLPQPEVFARHAADVQEADPESVLHLYRDALAIRRAHPALGGGALTWQESPEGTLALARTSDSGDGGFTCLVNVSSAPVSLPEDAEVMLSSGPLTARGEVPADTAVWLRH from the coding sequence ATGTCCGTGCACGAGCAGGACTGGTGGCGCAACGCCGTCGTCTACCAGGTCTACATCCGCAGCTTCGCCGACGGGAACGGCGACGGGACCGGTGATCTCGCCGGTCTGCGCAGCAGGCTCGACCATCTCGCCCGCCTGGGCGTCGACGCGATCTGGATCAATCCCTGGTACCCGTCGCCGCTGGCCGACGGCGGCTACGACGTGGCCGACTACCGCGCGATCAACCCGATGTTCGGCGACACCGCCCAGGCCGAGGCCCTGATCGCCGAGGCCCACGCGCGCGACATCCGGGTGCTGCTCGACATCGTCCCGAACCACCACTCCGACGAGCACGTGTGGTTCCGGCAGGCGCTGGCCGCGGGCCCCGGCTCGCCCGAGCGCGAGCGCTACCTCTTCCGCGACGGCCGCGGCGAGAACGGTGAGCTCCCGCCGAACAACTGGGAGTCGATGTTCGGCGGGCCCGCGTGGGAGCGGGTCGTGGCCCCCGACGGGACGCCGGAGCAGTGGTACCTGCACCTGTTCGACATCCGGCAGCCGGACGTGAACTGGGAGCACCCGGAGGTCCGCGCCGACTTCGAGGAGACCCTGCGCTTCTGGTTCGACCGGGGCGTGGACGGGTTCCGCGTCGACGTCGCGAACTCGATGGTGAAGGAGCCCGGGCTGCCCGACGTCGTCGAGGGCGTGAACGACGCCCAGGACGGCGGCCACCCCTACCTCGACCGCGACGGCGTCCACGACATCTTCCGGTCGTGGCGCCGGATCGGCGACGCCTACGACCCGCCGCGGGTGTTCGTCGCCGAGGCCTGGGTGCCGGACCCGCAGCGCCTGGCCCGCTACCTGCGCCCGGACGAGCTGCAGACCGCGTTCAGCTTCAACTTCCTGACCGCGGCCTGGCTGGCCGAGGACCTGCGCGACAACATCGACGACGCGATCGCCGAGAACACCCGGGTCGGCGCGCCGGCGACCTGGGTGCTGTCCAACCACGACGTCTGCCGGCACCCGAGCCGGCTGGCCCGCAAGCCCGAGGCCGGGCGCGGCTGGAACCTCGACGACGTGATCGCCCTGCCCGCCGACCCCGAGCTCGGCCTGCGCCGGGCCCGCGCGGCGACGCTGCTCATGCTCGCGCTGCCCGGCACCGCGTACCTCTACCAGGGCGAGGAGCTCGGACTGCCCGAGGTCGAGGACATCCCGACCGACCGGCTCGACGACCCGACCTGGGAGCTGTCCGGGCACACGCTGCGCGGCCGCGACGGCTGCCGCGTCCCGCTGCCCTGGGCCGCGGGCGAGCCCGGCTTCGGGTTCGGCCCGTCCGGGACACCGTGGCTGCCGCAGCCGGAGGTGTTCGCCCGGCACGCGGCCGACGTGCAGGAGGCCGACCCGGAATCGGTGCTGCACCTCTACCGGGACGCCCTGGCGATCCGCCGCGCGCACCCCGCACTCGGCGGCGGCGCGCTGACCTGGCAGGAGTCGCCGGAGGGCACGCTGGCCCTGGCCCGCACCTCGGACTCCGGCGACGGCGGCTTCACCTGCCTGGTGAACGTCTCCTCGGCGCCGGTGTCGCTGCCCGAGGACGCCGAGGTGATGCTGTCCAGCGGCCCGCTCACCGCCCGCGGCGAGGTCCCCGCCGACACCGCGGTGTGGCTGCGCCACTGA
- a CDS encoding (2Fe-2S)-binding protein encodes MTDIQLVELTVNGERHELAIPPRRTLADVLRHDLGLTGTHVGCEHGICGACTVLVDDAPARACLLFAVQVENAAIRTVESLSGPDGGLSDLQQCFGEHHGLQCGFCTPGFLMLAEGYLAEEPDASREEIREVVASNLCRCTGYQTIVDAVEDCAGRRRAALQSALDSAPQHATQSAPQSALDGASA; translated from the coding sequence GTGACCGACATCCAGCTGGTCGAGCTGACCGTCAACGGGGAACGTCACGAGCTGGCGATCCCGCCGCGTCGCACGCTGGCCGACGTGCTCCGCCACGACCTGGGGCTGACCGGCACCCACGTCGGCTGCGAGCACGGCATCTGCGGGGCGTGCACCGTGCTCGTCGACGACGCGCCCGCCCGCGCCTGCCTGCTGTTCGCCGTGCAGGTGGAGAACGCCGCGATCCGCACGGTCGAATCGCTGTCCGGGCCCGACGGCGGGCTGTCGGACCTGCAGCAGTGCTTCGGTGAGCACCACGGGCTGCAGTGCGGGTTCTGCACGCCCGGGTTCCTGATGCTGGCCGAGGGCTACCTCGCCGAGGAGCCCGACGCGAGCCGCGAGGAGATCCGCGAGGTCGTGGCGTCGAACCTGTGCCGGTGCACCGGCTACCAGACCATCGTCGACGCCGTGGAGGACTGCGCGGGCCGCCGCCGCGCCGCGCTGCAGTCCGCACTGGACTCCGCCCCGCAGCACGCGACACAGTCCGCACCGCAGTCCGCACTGGACGGAGCATCCGCATGA
- a CDS encoding SDR family NAD(P)-dependent oxidoreductase, which produces MLFRSTTDRSRPLSTTATSRVILPAAPAGTTASDVLAGVDLTGRRAVVTGATTGVGLAAARALAAAGAEVTLAVRDAEAGAAARDGIVADTGNERVAVGELDLSDQRSIARFVRLWDGPLHMLVHAAAVTGAPLTRTVDDWELHLAVNHLGPASLTSGLHWALTAVDGARVVTVTSAAHRDAAFDPEDPHFSDERYDGHLAHARSRSAALLHAVEAARRWSGDGIAVNAADPGPAGTDPERGAATVVLAAASPLVGGISGRYFAGLAEAGPAGPGVAGGVATHALDPVAARRVWRWTERTLREVWFAGLPIVA; this is translated from the coding sequence ATGCTGTTCCGCTCCACGACCGACCGATCCCGTCCGCTGTCCACCACCGCCACCTCCCGTGTCATCCTGCCGGCCGCACCGGCCGGGACCACCGCCTCCGACGTGCTCGCCGGCGTCGACCTCACCGGCCGGCGCGCCGTCGTCACCGGTGCGACCACCGGGGTCGGCCTCGCGGCCGCCCGCGCACTGGCCGCCGCCGGGGCCGAGGTCACCCTCGCCGTCCGCGACGCCGAGGCCGGTGCCGCCGCCCGTGACGGCATCGTCGCCGACACCGGCAACGAGCGCGTCGCCGTCGGCGAGCTCGACCTCTCCGACCAGCGCTCCATCGCCCGCTTCGTGCGCCTGTGGGACGGACCGCTGCACATGCTCGTGCACGCCGCGGCCGTCACCGGCGCCCCGCTGACCCGCACCGTCGACGACTGGGAGCTGCACCTGGCCGTCAACCACCTCGGGCCGGCGTCGCTCACCTCGGGACTGCACTGGGCGCTCACGGCGGTCGATGGCGCGCGGGTGGTCACCGTGACCTCCGCCGCCCACCGGGACGCGGCGTTCGACCCGGAGGACCCGCACTTCTCCGACGAGCGCTACGACGGCCACCTCGCCCACGCCCGTTCCCGCAGCGCGGCGCTGCTGCACGCGGTCGAGGCCGCGCGTCGCTGGTCGGGCGACGGGATCGCGGTGAACGCCGCCGACCCCGGCCCGGCGGGGACCGACCCCGAGCGGGGGGCCGCCACGGTCGTGCTGGCAGCGGCGTCGCCGCTGGTCGGGGGGATCAGCGGGCGCTACTTCGCCGGGCTCGCGGAGGCGGGACCGGCCGGGCCGGGCGTGGCGGGCGGGGTCGCCACGCACGCACTGGACCCGGTCGCCGCGCGGCGGGTCTGGCGCTGGACCGAGCGCACGCTGCGCGAGGTCTGGTTCGCCGGGCTGCCGATCGTGGCCTGA
- a CDS encoding xanthine dehydrogenase family protein molybdopterin-binding subunit, translating into MAEPGFRRDGSWVGASVPRREDPRLLTGRGRFVDDITLPRMLHAAFVRSSEAHARVVDVDLSEVRQVPGVVAAFDAADLALGDITALLDRPLEEFVPTSMPVLAGDKVRYVGEPLAVVIATDPYAAEDGVEAAVVELDPLDPVVTEAAALAAAGPPVHDEAPGNVLVDVSLFATEGIDGIFDEAHTVVTVEARTGRQNALPLETRGVVADWDDRDEQLVVRTCTQVPHQVRTVLARCAGLDEKQVRVVVPDMGGGFGQKCVVGREEIAAAAAARRLRRPVKWIEDRREALTASFLAREQHYTARAAFTADGEILALESDVVCDMGAYSCYPFTAGIEPLMASAEMPGVYRVPAYRVRGRAVTTNKAPTAPYRGVSRPQYVMVMERLMERAARELGLDALEVRRRNLITEFPYRGVNAITYDPGSYRESLDLCEQVLRDEGWPGRTLPDGRVLGIGYSCFSERTGYGSGAFAARRMQVVPGFDLSQITMDLDGTVTVTTGTLSHGQSHETTFAQIVADRLGLPYDKVKIVQGDTDRITYGWGSFASRSVTIGGSAAAAAAVKLGDQLRALAAHLADADVDSAELDGRGGVRAGDRTFSYAELADVAYLRAHLLPKEVGPGLTATASFDVGGDGTFSNATHGCVVALDPGTGGVEILRYVCVEDCGVAIHPRVVEGQARGGIAQGIAGALFEQVVYDELGQPLAPSFMEYKVPTAAEIPDVRIEHLETPCAFTADGAKGAGEGGTIGAPAAVLNAVNDALRPTGVELDSTPLSRADLFAALNREAP; encoded by the coding sequence GTGGCTGAGCCCGGATTCCGCCGCGACGGCAGCTGGGTCGGCGCGTCCGTCCCGCGCCGGGAGGACCCGCGGCTGCTCACCGGCCGCGGCCGCTTCGTCGACGACATCACCCTGCCCCGGATGTTGCACGCGGCGTTCGTGCGCAGCTCCGAGGCGCACGCCCGGGTGGTCGACGTCGACCTGTCCGAGGTCCGGCAGGTGCCCGGCGTCGTCGCCGCGTTCGACGCCGCCGATCTCGCCCTGGGCGACATCACCGCACTCCTCGACCGGCCGCTCGAGGAGTTCGTCCCCACCTCGATGCCCGTGCTGGCCGGCGACAAGGTCCGCTACGTCGGCGAGCCCCTGGCCGTCGTGATCGCCACCGACCCCTACGCCGCCGAGGACGGGGTGGAGGCCGCCGTCGTCGAGCTCGACCCGCTCGACCCGGTGGTGACCGAGGCCGCCGCGCTGGCCGCGGCCGGTCCCCCGGTGCACGACGAGGCCCCCGGCAACGTGCTCGTCGACGTGTCGCTGTTCGCCACCGAGGGTATCGACGGCATCTTCGACGAGGCGCACACGGTGGTCACCGTGGAGGCCCGCACCGGGCGGCAGAACGCGCTGCCGCTGGAGACCCGCGGCGTCGTCGCCGACTGGGACGACCGCGACGAGCAGCTGGTGGTGCGCACCTGCACCCAGGTCCCGCACCAGGTGCGCACGGTCCTGGCCCGCTGCGCCGGGCTCGACGAGAAGCAGGTCCGGGTCGTCGTGCCGGACATGGGCGGCGGGTTCGGGCAGAAGTGCGTCGTCGGCCGGGAGGAGATCGCCGCCGCGGCCGCCGCGCGGCGCCTCCGCCGTCCGGTGAAGTGGATCGAGGACCGGCGCGAGGCGCTGACCGCGAGCTTCCTGGCCCGCGAGCAGCACTACACCGCCCGCGCCGCATTCACCGCCGACGGGGAGATCCTCGCCCTGGAGTCCGACGTCGTCTGCGACATGGGCGCCTACTCCTGCTACCCGTTCACGGCCGGGATCGAGCCGCTGATGGCCTCGGCGGAGATGCCCGGCGTCTACCGGGTCCCCGCCTACCGGGTGCGCGGGCGCGCGGTCACCACGAACAAGGCGCCGACCGCGCCGTACCGCGGGGTGTCCCGGCCGCAGTACGTGATGGTGATGGAGCGGCTGATGGAGCGCGCCGCCCGCGAGCTCGGGCTCGACGCGCTGGAGGTCCGCCGGCGCAACCTGATCACCGAGTTCCCCTACCGCGGGGTCAACGCCATCACCTACGACCCGGGCTCCTACCGGGAGTCCCTCGACCTGTGCGAGCAGGTGCTGCGCGACGAGGGCTGGCCCGGGCGCACCCTGCCCGACGGCCGGGTGCTGGGCATCGGCTACTCCTGCTTCTCGGAGCGCACCGGCTACGGCTCCGGCGCGTTCGCGGCGCGGAGGATGCAGGTCGTCCCCGGGTTCGACCTGTCCCAGATCACGATGGACCTCGACGGCACGGTCACCGTCACCACCGGCACGCTGTCGCACGGCCAGAGCCACGAGACGACCTTCGCCCAGATCGTCGCCGACCGGCTCGGCCTGCCCTACGACAAGGTCAAGATCGTCCAGGGCGACACCGACCGGATCACCTACGGCTGGGGCTCGTTCGCGTCCCGCTCGGTGACGATCGGCGGGTCCGCGGCGGCCGCGGCGGCGGTGAAGCTGGGCGACCAGCTGCGTGCGCTGGCCGCCCACCTGGCCGACGCCGACGTGGACTCGGCCGAACTCGACGGCCGCGGCGGGGTGCGCGCCGGGGACCGCACGTTCTCCTACGCCGAGCTGGCCGACGTCGCCTACCTGCGCGCGCACCTGCTGCCCAAGGAGGTCGGGCCGGGCCTGACCGCGACGGCGAGCTTCGACGTCGGCGGCGACGGCACGTTCTCCAACGCCACCCACGGCTGCGTCGTCGCGCTCGACCCGGGCACCGGCGGCGTGGAGATCCTGCGCTACGTCTGCGTCGAGGACTGCGGCGTCGCCATCCACCCGCGCGTCGTCGAGGGGCAGGCCCGCGGCGGCATCGCCCAGGGCATCGCCGGGGCGCTGTTCGAGCAGGTCGTCTACGACGAGCTCGGCCAGCCGCTCGCGCCGAGCTTCATGGAGTACAAGGTCCCGACCGCCGCCGAGATCCCCGACGTGCGGATCGAGCACCTCGAGACGCCGTGCGCGTTCACCGCCGACGGCGCGAAGGGTGCGGGTGAGGGCGGCACCATCGGCGCGCCCGCGGCCGTGCTCAACGCCGTCAACGACGCGCTGCGCCCCACCGGCGTCGAGCTGGACTCCACCCCACTGTCGCGCGCGGACCTGTTCGCCGCGCTGAACCGGGAGGCACCGTGA